Proteins encoded within one genomic window of Streptomyces caniferus:
- a CDS encoding TadE/TadG family type IV pilus assembly protein, which translates to MLPLPAATRRFLSRHCHSADDDRGSATLFWIIVGMVFLSLLALVVDGGGQLKASAHADDVANAAARAGGQQIDAGKAIPGGDIVVDPEAAASVARDFLRQAGVEGTVSVSGGGTRLDVSVTDTYHCLMLVGVGRPTLPVTGHGTAQLVHQVGD; encoded by the coding sequence ATGCTGCCCCTGCCCGCCGCCACCCGCCGGTTCCTGAGCCGCCACTGCCACAGCGCTGACGATGACCGCGGCTCGGCCACCTTGTTCTGGATCATCGTCGGCATGGTCTTCCTCAGCCTGCTGGCCCTCGTCGTGGACGGCGGCGGCCAGCTCAAGGCATCCGCACACGCCGACGATGTCGCCAACGCCGCAGCGAGGGCAGGCGGTCAGCAGATCGACGCCGGCAAGGCCATCCCCGGCGGGGACATCGTCGTCGACCCCGAAGCCGCCGCCTCCGTCGCCCGGGACTTCTTGCGCCAGGCCGGAGTGGAGGGCACCGTCTCTGTTTCCGGCGGCGGCACGCGCCTGGACGTGAGCGTGACCGACACCTACCACTGCCTCATGCTCGTCGGCGTCGGCCGCCCCACACTGCCCGTCACCGGACACGGCACCGCCCAGCTCGTCCACCAGGTCGGAGACTGA
- a CDS encoding TadE family protein: protein MGTLEFTIIAPVIMLILCAGLQLGMWYLAQEAALTAARKAATAGAAYQASPADGTARARRWLAGVHLIKGTVVSSSGSTADRVRVTVTGTSLSLVPGWTPQVTKSAEVPVERWNVGP from the coding sequence ATGGGGACGCTGGAGTTCACCATCATCGCGCCCGTCATCATGCTGATCCTGTGCGCCGGGCTGCAGCTGGGCATGTGGTACCTCGCCCAGGAGGCCGCGCTCACCGCTGCCCGCAAGGCCGCCACCGCCGGCGCCGCCTACCAGGCATCCCCTGCCGACGGCACCGCCCGCGCCCGCCGCTGGCTCGCCGGGGTCCACCTCATCAAGGGCACGGTCGTCTCCTCGTCGGGCTCCACCGCCGACCGGGTCCGTGTGACCGTGACGGGCACCAGCCTCTCGCTGGTGCCCGGCTGGACCCCGCAGGTCACCAAGTCCGCTGAAGTGCCGGTCGAGCGCTGGAACGTGGGGCCGTGA
- a CDS encoding SAF domain-containing protein produces MSHPSTPQIPSPTTAPPLRPETPIGASPAPRRRKRSTMVLGVLVTLVGVLGTSMLVRSAGDRVDVLAVARDVPAGQEITAEDLTTAALPEDPALQPVKASEKDSVIGRRATAPLHRGELLANSQIHGGKALPDGQELVAVEVQRGAAPSDALAPGDQIKVISTPGKDEAALASGSKSASPEEIEAQVVKVGSPNAAGAVVVQVAVASTDSAQLAARAATGRVAIVLSSKG; encoded by the coding sequence ATGAGCCACCCCAGCACCCCCCAGATCCCTTCCCCCACCACCGCGCCCCCGCTGCGGCCCGAGACCCCCATCGGCGCCAGCCCCGCGCCCCGGCGCCGCAAACGCTCCACCATGGTGCTCGGCGTGCTGGTCACCCTCGTCGGCGTGCTGGGCACGTCCATGTTGGTGCGCAGTGCCGGGGACCGGGTCGACGTGCTGGCCGTGGCCCGGGACGTCCCGGCCGGACAGGAAATCACCGCTGAGGACCTGACCACCGCGGCGCTGCCCGAAGACCCTGCCCTGCAGCCGGTGAAGGCGAGCGAGAAGGACAGCGTGATCGGCAGGCGTGCCACAGCGCCGCTGCACCGCGGTGAGCTGCTGGCCAACTCGCAGATCCACGGAGGCAAGGCGCTGCCCGACGGCCAGGAGCTCGTGGCCGTCGAGGTCCAGCGCGGCGCTGCCCCTTCCGACGCGCTCGCCCCCGGCGACCAGATCAAGGTGATCTCCACGCCCGGCAAGGACGAGGCCGCCCTGGCCTCGGGCTCGAAGTCGGCCAGCCCGGAGGAGATCGAGGCGCAGGTCGTCAAGGTCGGCTCCCCCAACGCCGCGGGGGCCGTCGTCGTCCAGGTTGCCGTGGCCTCCACCGACAGCGCGCAGCTCGCCGCCCGTGCCGCCACCGGCCGGGTGGCCATCGTGCTCTCGTCGAAGGGCTGA
- a CDS encoding CpaF family protein, producing MANRNGTPVNGGTPLSGLLRNALAQQGPHGGTTAPAPGPQPAAPPVQLGKDDAAAPGRLAELPGVLPVSRAVIRELQDAVSQDLVEAERSSESRLSAEDQLELARSLVAKRVSAWAVEEARTARPLSGAQLETVRQAIINALFKAGPLQQYLEDERVENIVVDGDRVEIDYFDRPTQRVDPVADDDESLVALINRLAARSGHGDRVLNPATPMTNFRLPDRSRVAATLLTTRPTMAIRRHRVMSASLEDLVEWGTLSPALSAFLQGLVAAKQTMLIAGDMGVGKTSLLRALVRKVGAGERIVTLETDRELFLDEDPNVAAHVMAMEERASNGEVGKDGSQTGRVTIADMYPHTLRMLSTRVVVGEVRSTEVVPMLDAMSSGGRGSMCTLHAAYPRLVLPRLVQLCQSAGKDVDSTHQLVANAVNFVVFIRQTDQTQIGGRRHRYVSDVLQVTPGEGGQPAFSRIFTPAGDGDPRGVPRDLPTGEVLQELEDIGFDKRWLTEAQYGRWPRPMELVRR from the coding sequence ATGGCTAACCGCAACGGCACCCCGGTGAACGGGGGCACCCCTTTGTCCGGGCTGCTCAGGAACGCGCTTGCCCAGCAGGGCCCGCACGGCGGGACCACCGCGCCGGCCCCCGGGCCGCAGCCTGCTGCCCCGCCGGTACAGCTCGGCAAGGACGACGCTGCCGCTCCCGGCCGCCTGGCCGAGCTTCCCGGTGTACTGCCTGTCTCACGGGCCGTGATCCGGGAACTGCAGGACGCGGTGTCGCAGGACCTGGTGGAAGCGGAGCGGAGCAGCGAGAGCCGGCTCAGTGCCGAGGACCAGCTGGAGCTGGCCCGCTCCCTGGTCGCCAAGCGCGTCTCGGCCTGGGCGGTCGAGGAGGCCCGCACCGCGCGGCCGCTGTCCGGCGCCCAGTTGGAGACCGTCCGACAGGCCATCATCAATGCGCTGTTCAAGGCGGGCCCGCTCCAGCAGTACCTGGAGGACGAGCGCGTCGAGAACATCGTCGTGGACGGTGACCGGGTGGAGATCGACTACTTCGACCGGCCCACCCAGCGCGTCGACCCGGTGGCCGACGACGACGAGAGCCTGGTGGCGCTCATCAACCGGCTCGCCGCGCGCTCCGGCCACGGCGACCGCGTCTTGAACCCGGCCACACCCATGACCAACTTCCGGCTGCCGGACCGCTCCCGCGTCGCGGCGACGCTGCTGACCACCCGGCCCACCATGGCCATCCGCCGCCACCGCGTCATGAGCGCCTCCCTGGAAGACCTCGTCGAATGGGGCACGCTCAGCCCCGCGCTCAGCGCGTTCCTGCAGGGCCTGGTCGCGGCGAAGCAGACGATGCTGATCGCCGGGGACATGGGCGTGGGCAAGACGTCGCTGCTGCGGGCGCTGGTGCGCAAGGTCGGCGCGGGCGAGCGCATCGTCACGCTGGAGACCGACCGCGAACTCTTCCTTGACGAGGACCCGAACGTTGCCGCGCACGTGATGGCGATGGAGGAACGGGCCTCCAACGGGGAGGTCGGCAAGGACGGCTCGCAGACCGGGCGGGTCACGATCGCCGACATGTATCCGCACACGCTGCGGATGTTGTCCACGCGGGTGGTCGTCGGTGAGGTCCGCAGCACCGAAGTGGTGCCGATGCTCGATGCGATGAGCTCCGGCGGCCGCGGCTCGATGTGCACCCTGCACGCCGCCTACCCGCGCCTGGTCCTGCCCCGCCTGGTGCAGCTGTGCCAGAGCGCCGGCAAGGACGTCGACTCCACCCACCAGCTGGTCGCCAACGCGGTGAACTTCGTGGTCTTCATCCGGCAGACCGACCAGACGCAGATCGGCGGCCGCCGCCACCGCTACGTCTCCGACGTCCTCCAGGTCACCCCCGGCGAAGGCGGCCAGCCCGCCTTCAGCCGCATCTTCACGCCGGCCGGTGACGGCGACCCGCGAGGGGTGCCGCGGGATCTGCCGACCGGTGAAGTGCTCCAGGAGCTGGAAGACATCGGCTTCGACAAACGCTGGCTGACCGAGGCGCAGTACGGACGCTGGCCCCGACCGATGGAGTTGGTGCGGCGATGA
- a CDS encoding type II secretion system F family protein yields MSLGQLGMLGALCGLLMVAGIALAVRSFNPPAEAARVRPQRVSLWQRVCESLPGTWAERYRWIVVFAGAVAVGTWVWTARPVQGLLTAAVVAGFPWIWHPSVTSIRRIVRLEALARWLQHLAGAHVVGHTLEAAISGAMRQVPAEIHDPVRTLEARLRMGVDPEAAYRAFADDFEDGAVDNVVLVFITHIRDRGRGMVETLQTLSDLTADEAASLRTTDADRQKVRTQTRWVAIIVLVMGFTMGSSFGSAYNRLGGQMWLLLMGGVFVAAMVWLRRLCAAKPPPRLLHPKRAQPTEQAAMAGKGSG; encoded by the coding sequence ATGAGTCTGGGACAGCTCGGGATGCTCGGTGCGCTGTGTGGCCTGCTCATGGTGGCCGGCATCGCCCTGGCCGTACGGTCGTTCAACCCGCCGGCCGAAGCGGCGCGGGTGCGGCCGCAGCGGGTTTCGCTGTGGCAGCGGGTCTGCGAGTCGCTGCCCGGCACGTGGGCGGAGCGCTACCGGTGGATCGTCGTGTTCGCCGGCGCCGTGGCCGTCGGGACGTGGGTCTGGACGGCCCGGCCCGTCCAAGGTCTGCTGACTGCCGCGGTGGTGGCCGGCTTCCCCTGGATCTGGCATCCGTCGGTCACCTCCATCCGGCGCATCGTGCGCCTGGAAGCGCTGGCCCGCTGGCTGCAGCACCTGGCCGGGGCACATGTGGTCGGGCACACCCTGGAAGCAGCGATCAGCGGTGCCATGCGCCAGGTTCCCGCCGAAATCCATGACCCGGTACGCACTCTGGAGGCCCGCCTGCGGATGGGCGTCGATCCGGAAGCCGCCTACCGCGCTTTCGCTGACGACTTCGAGGACGGCGCGGTCGACAACGTCGTGCTGGTGTTCATCACCCACATCCGCGACCGCGGCCGCGGCATGGTCGAGACGCTGCAGACCCTCTCCGACCTGACGGCCGACGAGGCCGCATCGCTGCGGACGACGGACGCGGATCGCCAGAAGGTGCGCACGCAGACGCGTTGGGTGGCGATCATCGTGCTGGTCATGGGCTTCACCATGGGCAGCAGCTTCGGGTCCGCCTACAACAGGCTGGGCGGGCAGATGTGGCTGCTGCTCATGGGCGGCGTTTTTGTGGCGGCCATGGTGTGGTTGCGGCGGCTGTGTGCGGCCAAGCCCCCGCCGCGGCTGCTGCATCCGAAGCGGGCCCAGCCGACCGAGCAGGCCGCGATGGCTGGTAAGGGGAGTGGCTGA